A window of the Nocardia sp. NBC_01329 genome harbors these coding sequences:
- the cbiE gene encoding precorrin-6y C5,15-methyltransferase (decarboxylating) subunit CbiE: MTADPALTWAGPPIPVVGIGADGWAGLSERSRGELRDCAVLFGSARQLELLPDEVTARREPWPSPLLPALPGLLADYRDTHLGVLASGDPMFYGIGVTLARLLGPGSLRVFPQASAASLACARLGWPVAEVGIVSAVGRPLERLLPELVEERRVLVLSADAATPAQVAELLRDNGFGPSALTVLEQLGGPSERLVSGIAGTWREPPGDPLNIVAVTASAESGRTRLTRLPGLPDGAYGGDGQLTKSEIRALTLAALAPGPGETLWDIGGGSGTIAIEWCRVHPACRAVAFEILQRRRDQIRANAAGLGVPDIEVRGEAVAELAGGAALSGPDAIFLGGGLTTPGLFDHCWSRLPAGGRLVANAVTAESEALLLDWSAAHGGGLRRFQVYRGEPLGRFTTWRPQLPVTQWSVVKGLSGKTSRM; the protein is encoded by the coding sequence GTGACCGCCGACCCCGCGCTCACCTGGGCGGGGCCGCCGATTCCGGTGGTGGGTATCGGCGCCGACGGCTGGGCGGGACTGTCCGAACGGTCCCGAGGGGAACTGCGCGACTGCGCGGTGCTGTTCGGTTCGGCCCGCCAGCTCGAACTGCTCCCGGACGAGGTGACCGCGCGCCGGGAACCGTGGCCGTCCCCGCTGCTGCCCGCCCTGCCCGGTCTGCTGGCCGATTATCGCGATACCCACCTCGGCGTGCTCGCCAGCGGTGACCCCATGTTCTACGGGATCGGCGTCACCCTTGCCCGGTTGCTCGGCCCGGGCTCGCTGCGGGTCTTCCCACAGGCGTCGGCGGCGTCACTGGCATGCGCCCGGCTGGGCTGGCCGGTCGCGGAGGTGGGAATCGTCAGTGCTGTCGGCCGGCCGCTCGAACGTCTGCTGCCCGAGCTGGTCGAGGAGCGGCGGGTGCTGGTGCTCAGCGCCGACGCCGCGACGCCGGCGCAGGTTGCGGAATTGCTGCGCGACAACGGTTTCGGGCCTTCGGCGCTGACCGTGTTGGAGCAGCTGGGCGGGCCGTCCGAACGCCTGGTGTCCGGCATCGCCGGCACCTGGCGCGAACCTCCGGGCGACCCGCTCAATATCGTCGCTGTCACCGCATCGGCCGAGTCCGGGCGCACCCGCCTCACCCGGCTACCCGGATTACCCGACGGTGCCTACGGCGGTGACGGGCAACTCACCAAATCCGAGATCCGGGCCCTCACTCTCGCGGCGCTCGCGCCCGGACCAGGTGAAACGCTGTGGGATATCGGTGGGGGATCGGGCACTATCGCCATCGAATGGTGCCGTGTCCACCCCGCCTGCCGGGCGGTCGCTTTCGAGATCCTGCAGCGGCGCCGGGACCAGATCCGCGCCAATGCCGCCGGGCTCGGTGTCCCCGATATCGAGGTGCGCGGCGAGGCCGTGGCCGAACTCGCCGGGGGCGCCGCGCTGTCCGGCCCCGACGCGATCTTCCTCGGTGGTGGCCTGACCACGCCGGGTTTGTTCGATCACTGCTGGTCACGATTGCCCGCCGGGGGACGCCTGGTGGCCAACGCGGTCACCGCGGAGTCGGAGGCGCTACTACTGGACTGGTCGGCGGCGCACGGCGGTGGCCTGCGCCGCTTCCAGGTCTATCGCGGCGAACCGCTGGGACGCTTCACCACGTGGCGGCCGCAGCTACCGGTGACCCAGTGGTCGGTGGTGAAGGGCTTGTCCGGGAAGACTTCCCGTATGTGA
- a CDS encoding M24 family metallopeptidase, translating into MSAHTESRFAADVYGQRLERAVQLIRDAHLDALLITPGPDLRYLIGSAAQSFERLTCLVITSDKATPSVVIPKLEVSGLRDSAVDELGLRVLDWVDGVDPYQLVQSALHIGSRVAVADSMPALHLLPLARTFSGLPVSATPVLRELRMTKDDAEIEALRRAGAAIDRVHARMGEFLRVGRTEAEVGKDITDAIVAEGHTEAAFVIVGSGPNGANPHHEVSDRRIDAGDVVVIDIGGPVDPGYYSDSTRTYVLGEPDPEIAARCAELERAQAAAVAAVRPGIRAEAVDAAAREPLEAAGFGPAFVHRTGHGIGLSVHEEPYIVAGNELELRPGMAFSIEPGIYFPGEWGARIEDIVVVTEDGCVSMNERPHGLTVLPADG; encoded by the coding sequence ATGAGCGCGCACACGGAGTCACGGTTCGCGGCGGATGTCTACGGGCAGCGATTGGAGCGGGCGGTGCAGTTGATCCGCGACGCCCATCTGGATGCCCTGCTCATCACCCCCGGCCCGGATCTGCGATACCTCATCGGATCGGCGGCCCAATCGTTCGAACGGTTGACCTGTCTGGTGATCACCTCCGACAAGGCCACGCCGTCGGTGGTGATCCCGAAACTCGAGGTGTCCGGGCTGCGGGATTCCGCGGTGGACGAACTCGGGTTGCGGGTACTGGACTGGGTGGACGGGGTCGATCCGTACCAGCTGGTCCAGTCGGCGCTGCATATCGGCTCCCGCGTAGCAGTGGCCGATTCCATGCCCGCACTGCATCTGCTGCCGCTGGCGCGTACTTTCAGCGGGCTCCCGGTTTCGGCGACCCCGGTGCTGCGCGAACTGCGCATGACCAAGGACGACGCCGAGATCGAGGCGCTGCGCCGGGCGGGCGCCGCCATCGATCGGGTGCATGCCCGGATGGGGGAGTTCCTGCGGGTCGGCCGCACCGAGGCCGAGGTCGGCAAGGACATCACCGATGCCATCGTGGCCGAAGGTCATACCGAGGCGGCGTTCGTGATCGTGGGCAGCGGGCCCAACGGTGCCAACCCGCATCACGAGGTATCCGATCGCCGGATCGACGCCGGTGATGTGGTGGTCATCGATATCGGCGGGCCGGTGGACCCCGGCTACTACTCCGATTCCACCCGGACCTATGTGCTGGGCGAACCCGATCCGGAGATCGCGGCCCGCTGCGCGGAACTGGAACGCGCCCAGGCCGCCGCCGTCGCTGCGGTACGTCCCGGTATCCGCGCCGAGGCCGTCGACGCGGCAGCCCGCGAACCACTGGAAGCCGCCGGGTTCGGGCCTGCGTTCGTGCACCGCACCGGGCACGGTATCGGCCTGTCGGTGCACGAGGAGCCCTATATCGTCGCCGGTAACGAGCTGGAGTTGCGGCCCGGGATGGCGTTCAGCATCGAACCCGGGATCTATTTCCCGGGCGAGTGGGGCGCCCGGATCGAGGACATCGTGGTCGTCACCGAGGACGGATGTGTCTCGATGAACGAGCGTCCGCACGGGCTCACCGTCCTCCCGGCCGACGGTTAG
- a CDS encoding DUF4333 domain-containing protein — translation MSGPYGPNDAPGPGEGRNDPTQVWGGQQPPGAAPQWGNQPPAQPPVNPPDPQQAQPTQQWGNDPGGQQWQPAPPPQQQWSQPQPQPQQPQPWGESNPQQWGQQPPQQQWADPNQQQPQWSDPNQQQWGQQQQAQSGQWGQPNQQQWAPQQQPSGGGKKTGLIIGLALLAVVIVAGAVVGLLTLTAKDQLDQAAVQTGVAKVLSESYGIEDVKDVQCPAGQDVAVDATFTCDLKVGGEAKTVNVKITKDDGTYEVGRPS, via the coding sequence ATGAGCGGGCCGTACGGACCGAACGACGCCCCGGGCCCCGGGGAGGGACGTAACGATCCCACCCAGGTCTGGGGTGGGCAGCAGCCGCCCGGCGCGGCACCGCAGTGGGGGAATCAGCCACCCGCGCAGCCCCCGGTGAATCCGCCCGATCCGCAGCAGGCGCAGCCCACTCAGCAGTGGGGTAACGATCCGGGTGGCCAGCAGTGGCAGCCCGCGCCGCCGCCTCAGCAGCAGTGGAGCCAGCCGCAACCACAGCCGCAGCAGCCCCAGCCGTGGGGTGAATCCAACCCGCAGCAGTGGGGCCAGCAGCCGCCGCAGCAGCAGTGGGCCGATCCGAACCAGCAGCAACCGCAGTGGAGCGATCCCAATCAGCAGCAGTGGGGGCAGCAGCAGCAGGCCCAGTCCGGGCAGTGGGGTCAGCCGAATCAGCAGCAGTGGGCGCCGCAGCAGCAGCCTTCCGGCGGCGGTAAGAAGACCGGGCTCATCATCGGCCTGGCGTTGCTCGCGGTGGTGATCGTCGCCGGTGCCGTCGTCGGCCTCCTGACTCTCACCGCCAAGGACCAGCTCGATCAGGCCGCTGTGCAGACCGGTGTCGCGAAGGTCCTGTCGGAGTCCTACGGCATCGAAGACGTCAAGGACGTCCAGTGCCCCGCAGGCCAGGACGTCGCCGTGGACGCCACTTTCACCTGTGATCTGAAGGTCGGCGGCGAAGCCAAAACGGTCAATGTCAAGATCACCAAGGACGACGGTACCTACGAAGTCGGCCGCCCCAGCTGA
- a CDS encoding pyridoxamine 5'-phosphate oxidase family protein codes for MTLRTVELSPAAVEFLTERHLATLTTLRADGTPHVVPVGFTWDPGAGLARVITDGASVKARNVRRSGYAAVGQVDGARWLTLEGPAVVLDDPAAVREAERRYAERYRVPRENPTRVVLAIEVQRVLCGVRLREG; via the coding sequence ATGACGCTGCGTACTGTCGAATTGTCCCCGGCGGCCGTCGAGTTCCTCACCGAACGGCATCTGGCCACCCTCACCACCCTGCGTGCCGACGGCACTCCGCACGTGGTGCCGGTGGGTTTCACCTGGGACCCCGGCGCCGGTCTGGCCCGGGTGATCACCGACGGCGCCTCGGTCAAGGCCCGTAATGTGCGCCGATCGGGCTATGCCGCGGTCGGTCAGGTGGACGGCGCCCGCTGGCTCACCCTCGAGGGCCCGGCCGTCGTACTCGACGACCCGGCCGCGGTGCGGGAGGCCGAACGACGCTACGCCGAGCGCTACCGGGTGCCGCGGGAGAACCCGACCCGGGTGGTACTGGCCATCGAGGTGCAGCGGGTGCTGTGCGGGGTCCGGTTACGCGAGGGCTGA
- a CDS encoding SDR family NAD(P)-dependent oxidoreductase produces the protein MVVRRTRGIDPGTVLVLGGRSEIGLQVALRLAPGRAVVLAARRCEDLDSETAALTAAGATAVYPVEFDADDTAGHPALLGKIAADYGPIGVAVLAFGVLGEQSRAEDDPAHALAVVHTDYTAQISVLTVLANEMRARGSGQLVVFGSVAGIRVRRANYVYGSAKAGLDGFASGLADALHGTGVHLLLARPGFVTGRMTEGMSPAPFSSTPDQVAAAVVTALGRRTTRVWIPGILRPVFFGMRLLPQAVWRRLPR, from the coding sequence ATGGTTGTGCGTCGAACACGAGGGATCGACCCGGGCACGGTGCTGGTGCTGGGTGGGCGCAGCGAGATCGGCCTGCAAGTCGCGTTGCGGCTCGCGCCCGGGCGGGCGGTGGTACTGGCCGCGCGGCGCTGCGAGGATCTGGACTCCGAGACCGCGGCACTGACCGCCGCCGGGGCGACCGCGGTGTATCCGGTGGAATTCGATGCCGACGATACCGCTGGTCATCCCGCGTTGCTCGGTAAGATCGCGGCCGATTACGGGCCGATCGGGGTCGCGGTACTGGCCTTCGGAGTGCTGGGCGAACAGAGCCGCGCCGAGGACGATCCCGCCCATGCCCTGGCGGTGGTGCATACCGATTACACCGCCCAGATCAGTGTGCTGACCGTGCTCGCCAACGAAATGCGTGCCCGGGGCAGCGGCCAGTTGGTGGTGTTCGGTTCGGTGGCGGGGATCCGGGTGCGGCGCGCCAATTATGTCTACGGGTCGGCCAAGGCCGGATTGGACGGTTTCGCCTCCGGTCTGGCCGACGCGCTACACGGCACCGGTGTACATCTGCTGCTGGCCCGGCCGGGATTCGTGACGGGCCGGATGACCGAGGGGATGAGCCCGGCCCCGTTCTCGAGCACCCCGGACCAGGTCGCTGCCGCGGTGGTGACCGCACTGGGCCGCCGGACCACGCGCGTGTGGATTCCGGGAATCCTGCGCCCGGTGTTCTTCGGGATGCGCCTGCTACCCCAGGCCGTCTGGCGGCGGCTGCCGCGGTGA
- a CDS encoding 5'-3' exonuclease, whose product MTTTESTPRPLLLLDGASLWFRAFYAIPDKITASDGRSVNALRGFTDMVASLITKHHPARLVVCLDLDWRPQYRVDLVPTYKAHRLDTSATAEPGAEEVPDRLTPQVEMILEVLAAAGIATGGAEGLEADDVLGTLASTERTDPVIVVSGDRDLLQLVRDTPAPPVRVLYAGRGLAKAELFGPAEVAAKYGVPQENAGPAYADMATLRGDSSDGLPGAAGIGEKTAATLIDRFGSLEALRAAVADPGADLAQGVRAKLRAAADYLDAAAPVVRVVRDADVILSRPDILHPIPADADALQDLARAYNAESPVARLITALAHCA is encoded by the coding sequence GTGACTACGACCGAATCCACGCCGCGTCCGCTGCTGCTGCTGGACGGCGCGAGTCTGTGGTTCCGGGCCTTCTACGCGATCCCGGACAAGATCACCGCGTCCGACGGCCGATCGGTGAACGCGCTGCGCGGGTTCACCGATATGGTCGCCTCCCTCATCACCAAGCATCACCCCGCCCGGCTGGTGGTGTGTCTGGACCTGGATTGGCGGCCGCAGTATCGGGTGGACCTGGTGCCCACCTACAAGGCCCACCGCCTCGACACCTCCGCCACGGCCGAACCGGGCGCCGAGGAAGTGCCGGACCGGCTCACCCCGCAGGTCGAGATGATCCTCGAGGTACTGGCGGCCGCAGGTATCGCCACCGGCGGCGCGGAGGGCCTGGAAGCCGACGATGTGCTGGGCACCCTGGCCTCGACCGAGCGCACCGACCCGGTGATCGTGGTCAGCGGTGACCGGGACCTGCTGCAACTGGTACGCGATACCCCCGCACCGCCGGTGCGGGTGTTGTACGCGGGCCGGGGGCTGGCCAAGGCGGAATTGTTCGGTCCGGCCGAAGTCGCGGCGAAATACGGTGTGCCACAAGAGAACGCGGGCCCCGCCTACGCGGATATGGCGACGCTGCGCGGGGATTCTTCCGACGGCCTGCCGGGTGCTGCCGGAATCGGCGAGAAAACCGCCGCCACCCTGATCGACCGGTTCGGCTCGCTCGAGGCACTACGAGCAGCCGTCGCCGATCCCGGCGCGGACCTCGCCCAAGGGGTCCGCGCCAAATTGCGGGCGGCAGCCGACTATCTGGACGCCGCGGCACCGGTGGTGCGGGTGGTGCGCGATGCCGACGTCATCCTGTCCCGGCCCGATATCCTGCACCCCATTCCCGCCGACGCCGACGCCCTGCAGGACCTGGCCCGGGCCTACAACGCGGAGAGCCCGGTCGCCCGCCTGATCACCGCGCTCGCACACTGCGCCTGA